The Aequorivita sublithincola DSM 14238 genome window below encodes:
- a CDS encoding phytoene/squalene synthase family protein, whose protein sequence is MKELFDIVSEACSKKVTETYSTSFSLATRMLGPTIRQDIYNIYGFVRFADEIVDSFHDYNKELLFNRFQNALEEALQDHISLNPILNSFQATVYKYNIDKKLIDTFMDSMRLDLTKSTYSTTEEFNDYIYGSADVVGLMCLKVFVKGDSEKYNELKDSAMNLGSAFQKVNFLRDLKEDYENLSRTYFPNTNLESLDEISKQKIIAEIEANFSKGYNGILLLPHEAKLGVFIAYRYYKRLLKKLQQTPAIEIKNARIRVPNIEKIGLLTRSYVKYQLNLVK, encoded by the coding sequence TTGAAAGAACTTTTTGACATAGTATCTGAAGCTTGCAGCAAAAAAGTGACTGAAACATACAGCACTTCCTTTTCGCTAGCAACGCGCATGCTGGGCCCCACAATCCGTCAGGATATTTATAACATATATGGGTTTGTGCGGTTTGCAGACGAAATAGTAGATTCTTTTCACGATTATAATAAAGAGCTCCTTTTCAACAGATTTCAAAATGCTTTGGAAGAAGCTTTGCAGGATCACATTAGCCTAAACCCAATCCTAAATTCGTTTCAAGCTACAGTTTATAAATACAATATTGACAAGAAATTGATTGATACATTTATGGACAGTATGCGATTGGATTTAACCAAAAGCACCTATTCCACAACCGAAGAATTCAACGACTATATCTACGGATCAGCCGATGTAGTGGGTTTGATGTGCCTTAAGGTTTTTGTTAAAGGCGATTCCGAAAAATATAACGAGCTAAAAGACTCTGCAATGAATCTTGGCTCAGCTTTTCAAAAAGTGAATTTTCTACGTGATTTAAAAGAAGACTATGAAAATTTGAGCAGAACCTATTTTCCGAACACTAATTTGGAATCCCTCGATGAAATTTCAAAACAAAAAATAATAGCCGAGATTGAAGCAAATTTCAGTAAAGGATATAATGGAATTCTACTTTTACCACACGAAGCAAAGCTCGGTGTTTTTATTGCATACAGGTATTACAAACGACTCTTAAAAAAATTGCAACAAACCCCTGCAATTGAAATAAAAAATGCTCGAATCCGAGTTCCAAATATTGAAAAAATTGGACTTTTAACGAGGAGCTATGTCAAATATCAGCTAAATTTGGTCAAATGA
- a CDS encoding sterol desaturase family protein, giving the protein MTTVLWILIFITTFCIMEFMAWFTHKYIMHGFLWKLHKDHHHKDHGSWWERNDYFFIFYALVSISCFVGWSYYSFWAGLPIGLGIFAYGLAYFFVHDIFIHQRFKMFRNANNWYAKGIRRAHKMHHKHLGKDEGECFGMLFPPLKYFKK; this is encoded by the coding sequence ATGACAACAGTTCTTTGGATATTAATTTTCATAACCACTTTTTGCATTATGGAATTTATGGCGTGGTTTACGCATAAATATATTATGCATGGTTTCCTGTGGAAACTTCACAAAGACCATCACCACAAAGATCACGGCAGTTGGTGGGAACGCAACGATTACTTTTTTATTTTTTATGCATTGGTTAGTATCAGTTGTTTTGTAGGCTGGAGTTATTACAGCTTCTGGGCTGGATTACCTATAGGTTTGGGAATTTTTGCATATGGATTGGCCTATTTTTTTGTGCACGACATATTTATACATCAGCGTTTTAAAATGTTCCGAAATGCTAATAATTGGTATGCCAAAGGAATTAGACGAGCACATAAAATGCATCATAAACACTTAGGAAAAGACGAAGGCGAATGTTTCGGAATGCTCTTTCCTCCTCTAAAATACTTCAAAAAATAA
- a CDS encoding lycopene cyclase domain-containing protein, whose translation MWHLYFLLDIASLSVPFLFSFHPKLKFYKLWKYFFPATFIMMAFFIPWDIIFTQQGFWGFNDKYLSGIKLANLPLEEWLFFICIPYACLFTIYAFKNLLPKFSFSNKITAIVYFSLQTILIVTLLYSYDRWYTAINFGYAIVLLALVYNYKRDALNVFFPVFLILLVPFFIVNGFLTGSWIHEQVVWYNDAENLGIRIGTVPIEDSIYALTMLLTIFVLMEKFKERNQVSS comes from the coding sequence ATGTGGCATCTGTATTTTTTGCTGGATATAGCTTCACTTAGCGTTCCTTTCCTATTCAGTTTTCATCCAAAATTGAAGTTTTACAAACTGTGGAAATATTTTTTCCCAGCTACATTTATAATGATGGCTTTTTTTATTCCTTGGGACATTATTTTTACGCAACAGGGATTCTGGGGCTTCAATGATAAATATCTTTCAGGAATAAAACTAGCAAACCTTCCTTTGGAAGAATGGCTTTTCTTTATCTGTATTCCCTACGCGTGTCTTTTCACGATTTATGCTTTTAAAAATTTACTTCCAAAGTTTTCCTTTTCAAATAAAATTACAGCCATAGTTTACTTCTCGTTACAAACAATTTTGATAGTAACGCTTTTATATTCTTACGATCGTTGGTACACAGCAATCAATTTCGGATATGCAATCGTGCTTCTGGCATTGGTCTATAACTATAAACGCGACGCATTAAACGTTTTCTTTCCTGTATTTCTAATTCTTTTAGTTCCCTTTTTTATCGTTAACGGTTTCCTTACAGGCAGCTGGATTCACGAACAGGTGGTATGGTATAATGATGCTGAAAACTTAGGAATCAGAATTGGAACAGTTCCCATTGAGGACAGTATTTACGCCCTCACGATGCTACTTACAATTTTTGTTTTGATGGAAAAATTCAAAGAGAGAAATCAAGTTTCCAGCTAA
- a CDS encoding TlpA family protein disulfide reductase: MNFLKKHWSNILFFAFIALLIFPQTRMPIQVFVQRLVSFSPSETAETNRESLKDYNWSLLKLNSEEVSFSQSEGKVTIVNFWATWCPPCVAEMPSFQKLYDSYGDKVDFYFVTSEKAEKIQSFMEKQDYTLPVFRQIFDAPEALHSQALPTTYLISKTGEIIINEEGAADWNSEKMHKLLDELLKE; the protein is encoded by the coding sequence ATGAATTTTTTAAAGAAACATTGGAGCAACATTCTATTTTTTGCCTTTATAGCTTTGCTTATTTTCCCGCAAACCCGAATGCCAATTCAGGTTTTTGTGCAACGATTGGTTTCCTTTTCGCCTTCAGAAACTGCGGAAACTAATCGTGAATCTTTAAAAGATTACAATTGGAGTTTACTGAAATTAAATTCCGAAGAAGTAAGTTTTTCACAATCTGAAGGAAAGGTAACCATTGTAAACTTTTGGGCTACTTGGTGTCCGCCGTGTGTTGCTGAAATGCCTTCTTTTCAAAAACTATATGATTCTTACGGTGACAAAGTAGATTTCTATTTTGTAACTTCTGAGAAAGCTGAGAAGATTCAATCTTTTATGGAGAAACAAGATTACACCTTGCCAGTTTTTAGACAAATTTTTGATGCTCCCGAAGCGCTTCATTCGCAAGCACTTCCAACTACTTATTTAATTTCAAAGACTGGAGAAATAATTATAAATGAAGAGGGTGCGGCAGATTGGAACAGTGAAAAAATGCATAAGCTTTTAGATGAGCTGCTTAAAGAATAA
- a CDS encoding aconitate hydratase gives MAFDIDMIKKVYAQMTERVDKAREITGKPLTLSEKILYSHLWDGNPNKAFQRGKDYVDFAPDRIACQDATAQMALLQFMQAGKKTVAVPTTVHCDHLIQAKQGAVPDLKRANETSNEVFDFLESVSNKYGIGFWRPGAGIIHQVVLENYAFPGGMMIGTDSHTVNAGGLGMVAIGVGGADAVDVMAGMAWELKFPKLIGVKLTGELNGWTASKDVILKVAGILTVKGGTGAIVEYFGPGAKNLSCTGKGTICNMGAEIGATTSTFGYDDSMERFLRATDREDIADEANKIRPYLTGDDEVYENPEKYFDQVIEIDLNTLRPHLNGPFTPDLATPVGELGEKAKKNDWPIKVDWGLIGSCTNSSYEDLTRAASIAQQAIDKKLVPKSDFGINPGSEQIRFTAQRDGLLNVFENLGATIFTNACGPCIGQWDRSDRKGDEKNTIVHSFNRNFSKRADGNPNTHAFVGSPEMVAAIAISGRLDFDPMNDTLINEDGVEVKLDEPVGLELPPKGFEVDDNGYLAPKEDGSSVDVKVANDSERLELLEPFLPIKDSELQGVKLLIKAFGKCTTDHISMAGPWLRYRGHLDNISNNTLIGAINAFNKKTNFVKNQFTGEYGGVPDVQREYKAKGIKTIVVGDHNYGEGSSREHAAMQPRFLGVAAVLVKSFARIHETNLKKQGMLGLTFANEADYDLIQEDDTFNFVDIADFAENKPLTLEVVHADGSKDIIKTNHTYNDAQIKWYHEGSALNLIKKQNA, from the coding sequence ATGGCATTTGATATTGATATGATTAAAAAGGTTTACGCCCAGATGACAGAACGTGTTGATAAAGCACGTGAAATCACTGGAAAACCACTTACACTTTCCGAAAAAATATTATACTCCCACCTTTGGGATGGCAATCCCAACAAAGCTTTCCAACGCGGAAAAGATTATGTGGATTTTGCTCCAGATAGAATTGCTTGCCAAGATGCAACAGCACAGATGGCCTTACTTCAATTTATGCAAGCTGGTAAGAAAACCGTTGCAGTGCCTACAACTGTGCATTGTGATCACTTAATTCAAGCAAAACAAGGCGCCGTTCCAGATTTGAAACGCGCTAATGAAACAAGCAACGAAGTTTTTGATTTCTTAGAATCTGTTTCAAACAAATACGGAATCGGCTTTTGGAGACCAGGAGCGGGAATTATCCACCAAGTTGTTTTAGAAAACTATGCTTTCCCAGGTGGAATGATGATTGGGACCGATAGTCACACTGTAAACGCAGGTGGTTTGGGAATGGTTGCAATTGGAGTTGGTGGTGCGGATGCTGTTGATGTGATGGCCGGAATGGCTTGGGAATTAAAGTTTCCAAAGCTAATCGGTGTGAAATTAACAGGTGAATTAAACGGCTGGACCGCTTCAAAAGATGTTATTTTGAAAGTAGCTGGAATTCTAACCGTAAAAGGTGGAACAGGAGCTATTGTAGAATATTTTGGACCTGGTGCAAAAAACCTTTCTTGTACAGGAAAAGGAACTATTTGTAACATGGGTGCCGAAATTGGCGCGACAACTTCAACTTTTGGGTATGACGATTCAATGGAACGTTTCCTAAGGGCTACAGATCGTGAAGACATTGCAGATGAGGCAAATAAAATTAGACCGTATTTAACAGGCGATGATGAAGTTTATGAAAACCCAGAAAAGTATTTCGATCAAGTTATAGAAATAGATTTGAATACGCTTCGTCCACATTTAAACGGTCCTTTCACTCCAGATTTAGCAACTCCAGTTGGTGAGTTAGGTGAAAAAGCTAAGAAAAATGATTGGCCAATAAAAGTAGATTGGGGCTTGATTGGAAGCTGTACAAACTCTTCTTATGAAGATTTAACGAGGGCCGCTTCAATAGCCCAACAGGCAATCGATAAAAAATTGGTTCCTAAAAGTGACTTTGGAATAAACCCTGGTTCAGAACAAATTCGTTTTACGGCACAACGTGATGGATTGTTGAATGTTTTTGAAAACCTTGGCGCTACAATATTCACAAATGCTTGCGGACCTTGTATTGGTCAGTGGGACCGAAGTGATAGAAAAGGTGACGAAAAGAACACAATTGTGCATTCTTTCAACAGAAACTTTTCAAAGCGCGCTGATGGAAACCCAAATACACACGCTTTTGTAGGCTCTCCAGAAATGGTTGCCGCAATCGCAATTTCGGGCCGTTTAGATTTCGATCCGATGAATGACACTCTAATAAACGAAGACGGAGTTGAAGTAAAGCTCGACGAGCCAGTTGGATTGGAATTACCCCCAAAAGGTTTTGAAGTTGATGACAATGGTTATTTAGCACCAAAAGAAGACGGCAGTTCTGTAGATGTTAAAGTTGCTAATGACAGCGAACGTCTTGAATTATTGGAGCCTTTTCTTCCAATAAAGGATTCTGAATTGCAAGGTGTAAAATTATTGATAAAAGCTTTCGGAAAATGTACCACAGACCATATTTCAATGGCTGGACCTTGGTTACGTTACCGTGGGCATTTAGACAATATTTCAAACAATACTTTAATTGGAGCTATTAATGCTTTCAACAAGAAGACAAACTTCGTAAAAAATCAATTTACAGGTGAATACGGCGGAGTGCCAGATGTACAACGCGAATACAAAGCCAAAGGGATAAAAACAATAGTTGTGGGCGACCATAATTACGGTGAAGGTTCTTCTCGTGAACACGCAGCAATGCAACCAAGATTCTTGGGTGTAGCAGCAGTTTTGGTGAAATCATTCGCTAGAATCCACGAAACAAACCTTAAAAAACAAGGAATGTTAGGATTAACGTTTGCAAACGAAGCAGATTACGATTTGATTCAGGAAGACGATACCTTCAACTTTGTAGATATTGCTGACTTTGCTGAAAACAAACCGTTGACTCTTGAAGTAGTTCACGCAGACGGAAGCAAAGACATTATCAAAACAAACCATACCTATAATGATGCGCAAATAAAGTGGTATCATGAAGGTTCGGCTTTAAATTTGATTAAGAAGCAGAACGCTTAA
- a CDS encoding AAA family ATPase, producing the protein MSDVAAVTQLVSKYNALRQEIKKVIVGQDEVVEQVLLAIFSGGHALLIGVPGLAKTLLVNTVAEALGLKFKRIQFTPDLMPSDILGSEILDKDREFKFIKGPIFANIILADEINRTPPKTQAALLEAMQERSVTVAGHNYKLDLPYFVLATQNPIEQEGTYPLPEAQLDRFMFAINLEYPSFAEEVEVVKQTTACETQKVNALFTSQEIIDFQQLIRRIPVADNVVEFAVTLVGKTRPNSSTATDIVKNYIDWGAGPRASQNLILAAKTNAALHGKFSPDIEDVQKAAIGILRHRMIKNYKAEAEGLSIEDIIKGLY; encoded by the coding sequence ATGTCAGACGTAGCAGCGGTAACACAACTGGTTTCAAAATACAATGCCCTTAGGCAGGAAATAAAAAAAGTAATAGTAGGTCAAGATGAAGTGGTGGAGCAAGTTTTACTTGCCATCTTTTCTGGAGGTCACGCTTTGCTGATTGGTGTTCCCGGCCTTGCAAAAACCCTGTTGGTAAATACTGTTGCGGAAGCACTTGGCTTAAAATTTAAAAGAATTCAGTTTACGCCAGATTTGATGCCGAGTGATATTTTAGGCTCTGAAATTCTGGATAAAGACCGAGAGTTCAAATTCATAAAAGGCCCAATCTTCGCCAATATAATTCTTGCAGATGAGATAAACCGTACGCCACCAAAAACGCAAGCCGCACTTTTAGAAGCGATGCAAGAACGCTCTGTAACCGTTGCTGGACACAATTACAAATTAGATTTACCCTATTTTGTACTAGCTACTCAAAACCCAATTGAGCAGGAGGGAACTTATCCTTTGCCAGAAGCACAGTTGGATCGTTTCATGTTCGCCATCAATTTAGAATATCCTTCATTTGCGGAAGAAGTGGAAGTAGTAAAACAAACTACTGCATGCGAAACCCAAAAGGTAAACGCGCTGTTTACTTCTCAAGAAATTATTGATTTTCAACAATTAATAAGAAGAATTCCTGTAGCAGATAACGTTGTGGAATTCGCTGTTACTTTAGTTGGAAAAACACGACCCAATAGTTCTACTGCCACAGATATTGTGAAAAATTATATTGATTGGGGTGCAGGACCAAGAGCTTCTCAGAACTTAATTTTGGCGGCAAAAACGAATGCCGCGCTTCACGGGAAATTTTCTCCAGATATTGAAGATGTTCAAAAAGCAGCAATCGGAATACTCAGACACCGAATGATTAAAAACTACAAAGCCGAAGCTGAAGGCTTGAGTATAGAGGATATAATCAAAGGCTTGTACTAA
- a CDS encoding peptidylprolyl isomerase codes for MNKFLLVLLFSTAIMQAQVVLEPDSTGVVKSNDSLVVQQVMKRDTLKPFKRYKAEGVSAVVGEYVILDSDIDKAYVEMQSQGISIEDITRCQLMGKLMEDKLYAHQAKQDSLMVPDAEINGMIDQQMQYMISELGSEEKVAAYYRKDNMAQLRTELFEVNKSIKLANLMQQKVIEKVEVTPEEVRTFFFSIPEEERPVFGAEIEIAQIVVDPEITQQAKDEVVAKLNAMRADIIDNGASFATKAVLYSKDPGSNSKGGLYLGVKRDSPWAKEFKDQAFSLLEGEISEPFETEFGYHILYVEKIRGQEVDVRHILMFPEVSQQSIDAAQKKIDDLKAKIEAGEITFAEAARKNSDDKETRNNGGQLINPISFDTKFDLTKMDPTLSAQVYNLNESEVSKVFTDRDRTGKSSLKILTVTKKYEEHKADYTKDYERIKQLALREKQFKTINKWQNDKIKDTYISINQDYQGCDFAGNWMKK; via the coding sequence ATGAATAAGTTTTTATTGGTATTATTATTTTCCACTGCAATAATGCAGGCCCAAGTTGTGTTGGAGCCAGACAGTACAGGCGTTGTAAAAAGCAATGATTCCTTAGTAGTACAACAAGTAATGAAGCGCGACACTTTGAAACCTTTCAAAAGATACAAGGCCGAAGGCGTAAGCGCAGTGGTGGGAGAATACGTAATTCTTGACAGTGATATAGACAAGGCCTATGTTGAAATGCAATCACAAGGAATATCTATTGAAGATATAACCCGTTGCCAGTTGATGGGTAAATTGATGGAAGATAAACTCTACGCCCATCAAGCAAAACAGGATAGTCTTATGGTTCCAGATGCTGAAATCAACGGAATGATAGACCAGCAAATGCAGTATATGATTAGCGAACTAGGAAGCGAAGAAAAAGTAGCGGCATATTATAGAAAAGACAATATGGCGCAACTTAGAACTGAGCTTTTTGAAGTCAACAAAAGCATAAAGCTGGCAAATTTGATGCAGCAGAAAGTAATTGAAAAAGTAGAAGTTACTCCAGAAGAGGTAAGAACATTTTTCTTCTCCATTCCAGAAGAGGAGCGCCCCGTTTTTGGAGCTGAAATTGAAATCGCTCAAATAGTGGTGGATCCAGAAATTACCCAGCAAGCAAAAGATGAGGTTGTTGCAAAACTTAACGCAATGCGCGCAGATATTATTGACAACGGCGCCAGTTTTGCCACCAAAGCGGTTTTATATTCCAAAGATCCTGGTTCGAATTCCAAAGGAGGGCTTTATCTCGGTGTGAAGAGAGATTCCCCTTGGGCTAAAGAATTTAAGGATCAAGCGTTTTCACTTTTGGAAGGCGAAATAAGCGAACCTTTTGAAACTGAATTTGGGTATCATATTCTTTATGTTGAAAAAATACGCGGACAAGAAGTAGACGTGCGCCACATTCTAATGTTTCCAGAAGTTTCACAGCAATCAATAGATGCCGCTCAGAAAAAGATTGATGATTTAAAAGCTAAAATTGAAGCAGGAGAAATAACTTTTGCAGAAGCTGCCAGAAAAAATTCAGACGACAAAGAAACCCGAAATAATGGTGGACAATTGATAAACCCGATTTCTTTCGATACTAAATTCGATCTTACTAAAATGGATCCAACCCTTAGTGCGCAAGTTTACAATTTGAACGAAAGCGAAGTTTCAAAAGTATTTACAGACCGTGACCGTACCGGAAAAAGCAGTTTAAAAATACTTACAGTTACCAAAAAGTATGAAGAACACAAAGCAGATTATACCAAAGATTACGAACGTATTAAACAATTGGCGCTTCGCGAAAAGCAGTTTAAGACTATTAACAAATGGCAGAACGATAAAATAAAAGACACTTATATTAGTATAAATCAAGATTATCAAGGTTGTGATTTTGCTGGAAATTGGATGAAAAAATAA
- a CDS encoding peptidylprolyl isomerase, giving the protein MKNFLSLCLLAFLSATTVFAQNKKEVLMTIDGKPVYANEFERVYSKNLDLVQDESQKDIDGYLQLFIDYKLKIAEAKEQGLDKTADYTKEFSKYRDQLSRNYLFEDKVAEELAKEAYERGKEDIDASHILIRADYEALPQDTLAAYNKIKGIRERALKGEDFSKLAKLYSEEPGAKERGGDLGYFSVFSMVYPFESAAYKTKVGEISPIVRTSFGYHIIKVNDKRARQPKVEVSHIMISDKKGARDFNPEERINEIAAMLKQGENFESLAKQFSDDKNSAVLGGKLKPFTKGDLRAPEFEDAAYNLKNIGDISKPVKTDFGWHIIRLDEKLPMESFDQQREELEKKVNEGERSKIVTSATNKKIKEKYGFKKEASYLPFFDTYLGDDILKRKWEMTPISSNDDKVLFTIGDKKATYSDFAKYITERQKSTRPYKLKESLLVDFYDEFETNELKDYFKERLEFENEDYAAILNEYRDGLLIFDVMDKNIWQKGKNDSIGIQEYYNKSKQDYQWKQRVDADIYAATSEALAQQVLKMLGEGKTSEEIKTTLNSDAKVNVIITPGVFEIDQRELPENFEIKKGVSKIYPSHDSFVVVNVNEIIAPGPKSLEDVKGKVLSNYQNDLEKSWMESLHKKYDVEVNKKTLKHVKKQLK; this is encoded by the coding sequence ATGAAAAATTTTCTTTCCCTATGCCTTTTGGCCTTTTTGAGCGCCACAACTGTTTTTGCGCAAAATAAAAAAGAAGTATTAATGACCATAGACGGGAAGCCCGTTTATGCAAATGAATTTGAGCGGGTTTACAGTAAAAACCTTGATTTGGTTCAAGATGAATCTCAAAAAGATATTGATGGCTACCTCCAACTTTTTATTGATTATAAGTTGAAAATAGCAGAAGCCAAAGAACAAGGTTTAGACAAAACTGCCGATTATACAAAAGAGTTTTCAAAATACAGAGACCAGCTTTCAAGAAACTATCTTTTTGAAGATAAGGTTGCTGAAGAACTTGCCAAAGAAGCTTACGAACGAGGTAAGGAAGATATAGATGCTTCCCATATTTTGATTCGTGCAGATTATGAAGCGTTGCCGCAAGATACATTGGCAGCCTACAATAAAATAAAGGGTATTCGTGAAAGAGCACTGAAAGGTGAAGATTTCTCAAAGCTTGCAAAATTATATTCGGAAGAGCCAGGCGCTAAAGAACGAGGTGGTGATCTAGGTTATTTTTCAGTGTTTTCTATGGTTTATCCGTTTGAAAGCGCTGCTTATAAAACGAAAGTGGGCGAAATCTCTCCAATAGTACGCACCAGTTTTGGATACCATATAATAAAGGTTAACGACAAAAGAGCTCGTCAACCAAAAGTAGAAGTATCGCATATTATGATATCTGATAAAAAAGGAGCGCGTGACTTCAACCCAGAAGAGCGAATCAATGAAATAGCTGCAATGCTAAAACAAGGAGAGAACTTTGAAAGCCTTGCCAAACAATTTTCTGACGATAAAAATTCTGCAGTATTGGGAGGTAAATTGAAGCCTTTTACAAAAGGAGACCTTCGTGCCCCAGAATTTGAAGATGCTGCTTATAATCTTAAAAATATAGGAGATATAAGCAAACCTGTAAAGACAGATTTTGGCTGGCATATTATTCGTTTGGATGAAAAATTGCCGATGGAATCTTTTGACCAGCAAAGAGAAGAGTTGGAGAAAAAAGTAAACGAAGGCGAACGTTCCAAAATAGTAACGAGCGCTACAAATAAAAAAATAAAGGAAAAATATGGCTTTAAAAAAGAAGCTAGCTACTTGCCTTTTTTTGATACTTATCTTGGTGATGATATCTTAAAAAGAAAGTGGGAAATGACTCCAATATCATCTAATGATGATAAAGTTCTTTTTACTATAGGTGATAAAAAAGCAACCTATTCAGATTTCGCAAAATATATTACAGAACGTCAAAAAAGCACACGACCATACAAATTGAAGGAATCGCTTTTAGTTGATTTTTATGATGAGTTTGAAACTAATGAACTAAAGGATTATTTCAAAGAAAGACTTGAGTTTGAAAATGAAGACTATGCTGCAATCCTTAACGAATACCGTGATGGTCTTTTGATTTTTGATGTAATGGACAAAAACATTTGGCAAAAAGGCAAAAATGATTCTATTGGCATTCAGGAATATTACAATAAGTCCAAACAAGACTATCAATGGAAACAACGTGTAGATGCAGATATTTATGCAGCTACTTCAGAAGCACTTGCGCAACAAGTTCTTAAAATGTTGGGCGAAGGAAAAACTTCAGAAGAGATTAAAACGACTTTAAATTCAGATGCTAAAGTAAATGTAATAATCACTCCCGGCGTTTTTGAAATTGACCAACGCGAGCTGCCAGAGAATTTTGAAATTAAGAAAGGAGTTTCAAAAATTTACCCAAGCCACGACTCATTTGTAGTGGTGAACGTAAACGAAATAATTGCGCCTGGACCAAAATCGTTGGAAGATGTAAAAGGAAAAGTATTGAGTAACTACCAAAACGATCTTGAAAAATCGTGGATGGAAAGCCTTCATAAAAAATACGACGTAGAGGTTAACAAAAAAACCTTAAAACACGTCAAGAAACAACTTAAGTGA
- a CDS encoding OmpH family outer membrane protein, producing MKFLKIAIFFIGLSTFAQGKVGAVDIDYILSNMPELTSVQKELDTYGKQLDTDLNKKVTEYKRLAEEYKTGEATFTAEQKKAKQTALLTLENDIQKFQQNGSQLMEIKKQEALKPLYQKIGVALETVAKAQNYTQVMQTSQDMVYLDPNYDLTVPIIQELGITITPEMEGK from the coding sequence ATGAAATTTTTAAAAATCGCGATTTTCTTTATTGGTCTTTCAACCTTCGCCCAAGGAAAAGTTGGCGCAGTGGACATTGACTATATTCTTTCCAATATGCCAGAACTAACTTCTGTTCAAAAGGAATTGGACACTTACGGAAAACAATTGGACACAGACCTTAATAAAAAAGTCACCGAATACAAAAGACTTGCTGAGGAATATAAAACAGGCGAAGCCACTTTTACCGCAGAGCAGAAAAAAGCAAAGCAAACCGCATTGCTTACTTTGGAAAACGACATTCAGAAGTTCCAGCAAAACGGTTCACAACTGATGGAAATTAAAAAGCAAGAAGCTTTAAAACCACTTTATCAAAAAATTGGAGTGGCTTTGGAAACAGTAGCGAAAGCACAAAACTATACCCAAGTGATGCAAACATCACAGGATATGGTTTATTTAGACCCAAATTATGATCTTACAGTCCCAATTATACAGGAACTTGGAATTACTATAACTCCAGAAATGGAAGGAAAATAA